The Gouania willdenowi chromosome 3, fGouWil2.1, whole genome shotgun sequence genome includes a region encoding these proteins:
- the LOC114479853 gene encoding alcohol dehydrogenase 1-like, translating into MTTAGKVIVCKAAVAWEPNKPVKIEEIEVAPPQADEVRIKIVATAVCHSDLYYLLESMNKDGFPTVLGHEAAGIVESVGEGVTEFQPGDKVIPVFLPQCGECRFCKSPKTNQCETAWTLIRRDLMVSVQSRLSCNGKRLHQFAGTSTFSEYTVVHQTALAKIDPTAPLDKVCLIGCGISTGYGAAVNTAKVEPGSTCAVFGLGAVGLAAVMGCKNAGAERIIAVDINADKFEKAKVFGATDFVNPKDHNKPINQVLADMTNGGVDYSIECTGKVEVMRSALESCVGSWGVSVIVGWTDLYDVAFRSSQLVTGRTWKGSLFGGFKGKHGVPGMVKAYQDKKLKLDEFITHKMTLDQVNDAIDLMKQCKCIRTVLTVCQE; encoded by the exons ATGACCACAGCTGGAaag GTCATTGTGTGTAAGGCAGCTGTAGCCTGGGAGCCAAATAAGCCTGTGAAGATCGAGGAGATCGAGGTGGCTCCCCCTCAGGCGGATGAGGTCCGCATCAAG ATTGTGGCAACTGCAGTCTGCCACAGTGACTTGTACTATCTCCTGGAGAGCATGAACAAAGACGGATTCCCAACTGTTCTTGGCCATGAAGCTGCAGGCATTGTTGAGAGTGTTGGAGAGGGAGTCACTGAATTTCAGCCCG GGGACAAGGTGATTCCTGTGTTCCTGCCCCAGTGCGGAGAGTGTCGCTTCTGTAAGAGTCCAAAGACCAATCAGTGTGAAACAGCATG GACTCTGATTCGTCGAGACCTGATGGTATCAGTGCAGTCCAGGCTCAGCTGTAATGGTAAAAGGCTGCATCAGTTCGCGGGAACCAGCACCTTCTCTGAATACACTGTGGTTCATCAGACCGCTTTGGCTAAGATTGACCCGACTGCTCCACTGGACAAGGTCTGCCTCATTGGCTGTGGAATTAGCACCGGATATGGAGCAGCAGTTAATACTGCTAAG GTAGAGCCAGGCTCCACCTGTGCTGTGTTTGGACTGGGAGCTGTGGGTTTGGCTGCAGTCATGGGTTGCAAAAATGCAGGAGCTGAGAGGATCATTGCTGTGGACATCAACGCTGACAAGTTTGAAAAGGCCAAAGTGTTCGGTGCCACTGACTTTGTCAATCCAAAAGATCACAATAAACCCATCAACCAGGTGTTGGCTGACATGACCAACGGAGGCGTGGACTACTCCATAGAGTGCACTGGGAAAGTGGAAGTTATG AGAAGTGCCTTGGAGTCTTGTGTCGGTAGTTGGGGAGTCAGTGTGATTGTCGGCTGGACGGACCTGTATGACGTAGCTTTTCGATCGAGTCAGCTTGTTACTGGACGGACATGGAAAGGCTCTTTGTTTGGAG GGTTCAAAGGTAAACATGGCGTGCCTGGGATGGTTAAGGCCTACCAGGACAAGAAGCTGAAGCTTGATGAGTTCATCACGCACAAGATGACTTTAGACCAAGTCAACGACGCCATTGACCTGATGAAGCAGTGCAAATG CATCCGGACTGTTCTGACTGTCTGCCAGGAGTAG